One Gemmatimonadota bacterium genomic window carries:
- a CDS encoding sulfatase-like hydrolase/transferase, giving the protein MPDDAGPLPDAHPPGLHRKTGAGDMGDAMMDVDYNVGLIMAALKRMKLDNNTLVMWCTDTAPRTSSVARVVRTLARLLQLGDGRRHSHPCVMRWVGTIPRGQVSNAVFHELDIFRPLPRRQESRCRATVRSTA; this is encoded by the coding sequence TTGCCCGATGACGCAGGTCCACTTCCCGACGCTCACCCACCCGGACTTCATCGGAAGACAGGGGCCGGTGACATGGGCGACGCGATGATGGACGTCGACTACAACGTCGGCCTGATCATGGCGGCGCTCAAACGCATGAAGCTGGACAACAACACCCTCGTGATGTGGTGCACCGACACGGCCCCGAGGACGTCGTCCGTGGCGCGGGTCGTCAGGACCCTGGCGCGGCTTCTACAACTCGGTGATGGAAGGCGGCATTCGCACCCGTGCGTGATGCGATGGGTCGGCACGATCCCGCGCGGGCAGGTGTCCAACGCGGTCTTCCATGAACTCGACATCTTTCGACCATTGCCGCGGCGGCAGGAATCAAGATGCCGGGCG